The following proteins are co-located in the Sporolactobacillus pectinivorans genome:
- the mnmA gene encoding tRNA 2-thiouridine(34) synthase MnmA, giving the protein MTKLPSHTRVVVGMSGGVDSSVAALLLKRKGYDVVGIFMKNWDDTDENGVCTATEDFEDVVRVANQIGIPYYAVNFEKQYWDRVFTYFLEEYKAGRTPNPDVVCNKEIKFKAFLDHALSLGADYVATGHYARTEQKDGKTWMIRSVDQNKDQTYFLNQLSQEQISKVIFPLGDLEKPEVREIARNHHLATADKKDSTGICFIGERNFKEFLSHYLPANRGEIRTVNGELKGYHDGLMYYTNGQRQGLGIGGPGGPWFVCGKDVKHNILYVVPGKDHPALYSQGLIAENVNWISGAPEKQVFHCTAKFRYRQKDRPVTVHVLPDNRLEVVFDELEWAITPGQAVVLYDGDACLGGATISTVLNQGTDAVIDFADSAPI; this is encoded by the coding sequence TTGACGAAATTACCCAGTCATACGAGGGTTGTCGTTGGCATGTCGGGCGGTGTGGATTCTTCAGTTGCCGCTCTTCTGCTGAAACGGAAGGGCTATGATGTAGTCGGTATTTTTATGAAAAATTGGGACGACACGGATGAAAACGGCGTTTGCACAGCAACCGAAGATTTTGAGGACGTCGTACGGGTGGCCAACCAAATCGGTATCCCATATTATGCGGTAAACTTTGAAAAGCAGTACTGGGACCGCGTTTTCACTTATTTTCTTGAAGAATACAAAGCCGGCCGGACACCGAATCCGGATGTCGTTTGCAATAAGGAGATTAAATTCAAGGCGTTTCTGGATCATGCCTTGTCTCTCGGCGCAGATTACGTAGCAACCGGTCATTATGCACGAACAGAACAAAAAGATGGGAAAACTTGGATGATTCGCTCGGTTGACCAGAACAAAGATCAGACCTATTTTCTGAATCAGTTGTCCCAAGAACAGATCTCAAAAGTAATCTTCCCTCTTGGTGATCTTGAAAAACCGGAAGTCCGGGAAATCGCCCGCAACCATCATCTGGCAACGGCGGATAAAAAAGACAGCACTGGGATTTGTTTTATCGGGGAACGCAATTTTAAAGAATTTCTCAGCCACTATCTACCGGCTAACCGCGGCGAGATCCGAACGGTAAACGGTGAACTGAAGGGCTATCATGACGGATTGATGTATTACACGAACGGCCAGCGCCAGGGACTGGGTATCGGCGGCCCGGGCGGTCCATGGTTTGTTTGCGGGAAAGATGTAAAGCATAATATTCTTTACGTCGTACCGGGCAAAGATCATCCTGCGCTTTACTCGCAGGGCTTGATCGCAGAGAACGTGAACTGGATCAGCGGGGCACCGGAAAAGCAGGTTTTTCACTGCACCGCAAAGTTCCGCTATCGCCAGAAAGATCGTCCGGTAACAGTTCATGTGTTGCCGGATAACCGCCTGGAAGTTGTGTTTGACGAATTGGAGTGGGCGATTACACCTGGCCAGGCGGTAGTCCTTTATGATGGTGATGCCTGCCTTGGCGGAGCAACGATAAGCACTGTTCTGAATCAGGGAACGGATGCAGTTATTGACTTTGCAGACTCGGCTCCGATTTGA
- a CDS encoding cysteine desulfurase family protein — protein sequence MDPIYLDHAATTPIDPKVLKVMVETYQNAIGNPSSIHSFGRQARKIIDDARHAIAKYIGAGSREIVFTSGGTEGDNMAIIGAALANRKFGKHIITTKIEHHGVFRTCEYLESQGFDVDYLDVDQTGRISIDDLKSKLRADTILVTIMYGNNEVGTVQPIREIADLLSSHQALFHTDAVQAFGTVDMDVKDTPIDLLSMTGHKIGGPKGIGFLYVRDGVALESFTHGGDQERKRRAGTENVPAIAGLGKAVDIVADHLPERIDACLRVRRVLLKTLDAAEVSYRINGNPEHFLPQVLNLYFPGTQVEALLTKLDLEGIAVSSGSACTAGSVEPSHVLTAMFGTGAPETRSSIRISFGSGSTPELVAQAGTVIARAVRELVESGKAGERL from the coding sequence ATGGATCCTATTTATCTTGATCATGCTGCGACAACGCCGATTGATCCGAAGGTACTGAAAGTAATGGTAGAAACCTATCAGAATGCAATTGGTAATCCTTCAAGTATTCATTCGTTCGGCAGGCAGGCGCGTAAGATCATCGATGATGCGCGCCACGCCATTGCAAAATATATCGGAGCGGGGAGCAGGGAAATCGTTTTTACGAGCGGGGGCACCGAAGGCGATAATATGGCTATTATCGGAGCTGCTCTGGCGAACCGAAAATTCGGGAAGCATATTATTACGACTAAAATTGAGCATCACGGAGTATTCAGAACGTGCGAGTATCTTGAGAGTCAGGGATTTGATGTCGATTATCTCGATGTCGATCAAACCGGTCGGATTTCAATAGATGATTTAAAGTCAAAATTGCGCGCTGATACGATTCTTGTAACGATCATGTATGGCAATAACGAAGTCGGGACCGTTCAGCCGATACGCGAGATCGCAGATTTACTTTCCTCCCACCAGGCTTTGTTTCACACCGATGCGGTTCAGGCATTTGGTACAGTGGACATGGACGTGAAAGATACCCCGATTGATCTTCTGTCGATGACCGGACATAAAATCGGCGGTCCTAAAGGCATTGGCTTTCTTTATGTACGTGACGGGGTTGCACTCGAATCATTTACCCATGGCGGTGATCAGGAACGGAAACGGCGCGCCGGCACTGAGAATGTTCCGGCAATTGCCGGGCTGGGCAAAGCGGTTGATATCGTAGCGGATCATCTGCCGGAACGGATCGACGCCTGCCTCCGTGTACGGCGGGTTTTGCTGAAAACTTTGGACGCAGCGGAGGTCAGCTATCGGATTAATGGAAATCCTGAACACTTTCTTCCACAGGTGTTGAATCTGTATTTTCCAGGGACTCAGGTGGAAGCACTGCTCACAAAACTCGATCTTGAGGGAATTGCTGTATCTAGCGGTTCGGCCTGCACAGCGGGCTCGGTGGAACCGTCCCATGTCCTCACTGCGATGTTTGGTACGGGCGCACCGGAAACCCGGAGCTCGATCAGAATCAGTTTCGGTAGCGGCAGCACACCTGAGCTTGTTGCACAGGCGGGTACAGTGATTGCCCGTGCGGTTCGCGAGCTTGTTGAATCAGGAAAGGCTGGTGAAAGGCTTTGA
- the cymR gene encoding cysteine metabolism transcriptional regulator CymR: MKISTKGRYGLTIMMALAKNKGRGPLSLKAIANEHNLSEHYLEQLIAPLRNAGLVSSVRGAYGGYVLSKMPNEITAADVIRVLEGPIQPVEVMEDDDPAKRELWVKIRDAVKDVLQGTTLDDLIHYDSDPQVQDPDMFYI, from the coding sequence ATGAAGATTTCGACTAAAGGACGCTACGGGCTGACGATTATGATGGCTCTGGCAAAAAATAAAGGAAGGGGCCCGCTGTCGCTTAAAGCGATCGCGAACGAACATAATCTGTCGGAACACTATCTGGAGCAGTTAATTGCACCGCTTCGAAATGCGGGACTGGTCAGCAGTGTCCGCGGTGCGTACGGGGGTTATGTACTTTCAAAGATGCCCAATGAGATTACCGCCGCTGATGTCATCCGCGTGCTGGAAGGACCGATTCAGCCGGTCGAGGTTATGGAAGATGACGATCCGGCCAAAAGGGAACTGTGGGTAAAAATCAGAGATGCCGTCAAGGATGTCCTCCAGGGGACAACACTTGATGACCTGATCCATTATGATTCCGACCCGCAGGTTCAGGATCCTGACATGTTTTATATCTGA
- a CDS encoding replication-associated recombination protein A yields MDLFDFPAEEPGSAGGRPLADRMRPQTLDEFVGQDQIVGEGRLLRRAIQADKLTPMIFFGPPGTGKTTLAHIIAKSTSAYFEQLNAVTAGVGDLRKIIAGAEDRLKFDQQKTILFIDEIHRFNKSQQDALLPSVEKGTIILIGATTESPMFEINPALLSRSRLFRFVPLTQENIRKILDHALSDKKKGYGDYKIQADSDALDHLVRVANGDSRTALHALELAVLTTDPDKDGVIHIDRSVAEESIQEKVLQYDKKGDNHYDTVSAFIKSMRGSDPDATLYWLAKMIAAGEDPKFIARRIFIHAAEDVGLADPNAILVANAAVTAVTFIGLPEARIPLAEAALYVATAPKSNAAVVWPIPILVANAAVTAVTFIGLPEARIPLAEAALYVATAPKSNAAVVGIDQALSTVKNEKTGEVPMHLRDAHYKGAEKLGHGKGYLYPHDFEGGYVPQDYLPEHLQNKKFYHPSPRGYERTVQKRLDYFVHRDQEKK; encoded by the coding sequence ATGGATCTTTTTGATTTTCCTGCTGAAGAGCCGGGCAGCGCTGGCGGACGGCCGCTCGCCGACAGGATGCGGCCACAGACATTGGATGAGTTCGTCGGCCAGGATCAGATTGTCGGTGAAGGCCGGCTTCTTCGGCGAGCGATACAGGCCGATAAACTGACACCGATGATCTTCTTCGGTCCTCCGGGAACGGGAAAAACAACATTAGCGCATATTATTGCGAAATCGACTTCTGCCTATTTCGAGCAGTTGAACGCTGTGACGGCAGGCGTCGGTGATTTGAGAAAAATTATTGCCGGAGCGGAAGACCGTCTGAAATTTGATCAGCAGAAAACAATCCTTTTTATCGACGAAATCCATCGTTTTAATAAAAGCCAGCAGGATGCCCTGCTTCCATCTGTTGAGAAGGGAACCATCATCCTGATCGGCGCTACGACGGAAAGCCCGATGTTTGAAATCAATCCCGCGCTGCTTTCCAGATCGCGCCTCTTCCGCTTCGTCCCGCTTACCCAGGAGAACATCCGGAAGATACTTGATCATGCATTAAGCGACAAGAAAAAGGGCTACGGCGATTATAAGATTCAGGCGGATAGCGATGCACTCGATCATCTCGTCCGAGTGGCAAACGGCGACAGCCGGACTGCTTTGCATGCTCTTGAACTCGCTGTTCTGACGACGGATCCGGATAAAGACGGTGTCATCCACATTGACCGGAGCGTCGCCGAAGAATCGATTCAGGAAAAAGTGCTGCAGTATGATAAAAAAGGGGACAATCATTATGATACGGTCTCCGCTTTTATCAAAAGCATGCGCGGATCCGATCCCGATGCGACACTGTACTGGCTGGCCAAAATGATTGCCGCGGGAGAAGATCCGAAATTCATCGCCCGGCGGATTTTTATCCATGCTGCGGAGGACGTCGGCCTGGCCGATCCGAATGCTATTCTGGTCGCCAACGCCGCGGTGACTGCCGTAACCTTTATCGGGCTGCCCGAAGCGCGCATTCCACTGGCCGAAGCGGCGCTCTATGTCGCCACCGCGCCTAAAAGCAATGCTGCGGTCGTNTGGCCGATCCCTATTCTGGTCGCCAACGCCGCGGTGACTGCCGTAACCTTTATCGGGCTGCCCGAAGCGCGCATTCCACTGGCCGAAGCGGCGCTCTATGTCGCCACCGCGCCTAAAAGCAATGCTGCGGTCGTTGGAATCGACCAGGCGCTGTCGACAGTAAAAAATGAGAAAACCGGTGAAGTCCCGATGCACCTTCGCGATGCGCATTATAAAGGTGCGGAGAAGCTTGGGCACGGTAAGGGTTATCTTTACCCGCATGACTTTGAAGGCGGCTATGTCCCTCAGGACTATCTGCCGGAGCATCTGCAAAACAAGAAATTCTATCACCCGTCCCCGCGCGGTTATGAACGCACAGTGCAAAAAAGATTGGACTATTTTGTCCACAGGGACCAGGAGAAAAAATAA
- a CDS encoding RsfA family transcriptional regulator, protein MTKVRQDAWSHEDDLLLAETVLRHIREGSTQLDAFEEVGDRLNRTGAACGFRWNAIVRRKYEQAISIAKKQRKQKKRNEQRARVVHPSPAIPAMETAYLTDPAEVHQPDEPAHTVPENETERQAAEQDAISLPEVISYLQTLQHGTAMSDRLERENGHLKTENSRLLQKVDELEKEVGNLQNRQQTVEDDYQALIGIMDRARRMVAFQDQASDQGATFKMDQNGNLEKIAK, encoded by the coding sequence ATGACAAAAGTGAGACAAGATGCCTGGTCGCACGAAGACGACCTGCTGCTTGCAGAAACCGTGCTGCGCCATATCCGTGAGGGAAGCACGCAGCTGGACGCATTTGAAGAAGTCGGCGACCGGCTGAACCGGACCGGCGCTGCCTGCGGTTTTCGCTGGAATGCTATCGTCCGTAGAAAATATGAGCAGGCGATCAGCATTGCCAAGAAACAGCGCAAACAAAAAAAGCGGAACGAGCAGCGCGCACGGGTTGTCCATCCATCACCCGCTATTCCTGCAATGGAAACCGCTTATCTGACCGATCCGGCAGAAGTACATCAACCGGATGAACCGGCTCACACCGTGCCTGAAAACGAGACTGAACGCCAGGCAGCTGAGCAGGACGCTATTAGTCTTCCCGAAGTCATTTCATATTTGCAGACACTTCAGCATGGCACAGCGATGAGCGACCGGCTGGAACGCGAGAACGGACACCTGAAAACAGAAAACAGCCGACTTTTACAAAAAGTCGATGAACTGGAAAAAGAGGTCGGGAACCTGCAAAACCGGCAGCAGACCGTTGAGGATGATTACCAGGCACTGATCGGCATCATGGATCGTGCCCGAAGAATGGTCGCATTTCAGGACCAGGCTTCCGATCAGGGCGCCACATTCAAAATGGACCAGAACGGTAATCTGGAGAAAATTGCAAAGTAA
- a CDS encoding type IV pilus twitching motility protein PilT has product MINSLREYLETACERKASDLHISVGIPPTIRTNGELVALERPDITPEDTETMIRSILSDEQLAKLNSQGELDFSFSIPKLSRFRVNAFRQRSCLSLAFRVIPQNIPDLASLHLPDELRALSHRSHGLLLVTGPAGSGKSTTLAALVDDMNKNARKHVITLEDPIEYLHKHNQCIIQQREVGSDTQSFAVGLRAALREDPDVILVGELHDMDTIRTALTAAETGHLVLAAMHTSDAVSTVNRLIDIFPAEQQGQIRVQLAAELAAVISQRLFPTSDFSGRRVATEVMINNKNIGHLIREGKIYQIPSVIQVDHASGMQTMASCIQGLLARKAIATDAVVPLLKR; this is encoded by the coding sequence ATGATTAATAGTTTAAGAGAATATTTGGAAACTGCCTGTGAACGAAAAGCCTCAGATCTTCATATTTCTGTCGGCATTCCGCCAACCATAAGGACAAATGGTGAACTTGTAGCGCTTGAACGTCCGGACATTACTCCTGAAGATACAGAAACAATGATCAGGAGCATTTTATCGGACGAGCAATTGGCCAAACTGAACAGCCAGGGTGAACTCGATTTTTCTTTTAGCATCCCTAAGTTATCGCGATTCCGCGTTAACGCCTTCAGGCAACGTTCTTGCCTCAGTCTTGCTTTTCGGGTGATTCCGCAGAATATTCCTGATCTGGCATCGCTTCATTTACCTGATGAATTGAGGGCACTCTCTCACCGTTCACACGGACTGCTTTTGGTAACCGGCCCTGCCGGCAGTGGAAAATCAACAACGCTGGCTGCACTCGTGGACGATATGAATAAAAACGCAAGAAAACATGTTATTACACTTGAAGATCCAATCGAATACTTGCACAAACACAATCAGTGTATTATTCAGCAGCGAGAGGTAGGAAGTGACACACAGTCATTCGCAGTCGGCCTGCGCGCCGCACTCCGCGAAGATCCCGATGTTATTCTCGTCGGTGAATTGCATGACATGGATACTATACGAACTGCCCTTACAGCAGCTGAAACCGGTCATCTTGTGCTGGCAGCGATGCACACGAGTGATGCCGTATCAACTGTGAATCGACTGATAGATATCTTTCCCGCTGAACAGCAGGGACAGATACGGGTTCAGCTTGCTGCTGAACTCGCTGCCGTGATCTCACAGCGCCTTTTCCCGACTTCTGATTTTTCCGGAAGAAGGGTTGCCACAGAAGTGATGATTAACAATAAGAACATTGGACATCTGATCCGTGAAGGAAAAATATATCAGATTCCAAGTGTCATTCAAGTGGATCATGCATCTGGAATGCAGACCATGGCTTCCTGTATACAAGGCCTGCTTGCCCGTAAAGCGATCGCCACTGACGCTGTTGTACCGCTTCTGAAACGTTAG
- a CDS encoding prepilin peptidase: MFVMSIYVTVAGLVLGSFYNVVGLRVTGGQSIVAPPSRCPSCGQRLRFRDLVPVFSFIILRGRCRSCHQKISMIYPIIEASTGLLFLFNFFHAKSTEEMLTGWLLVSLLMIVLVTDLTKMIIPDKILICFLVFFIIFRFIFQPSPWWDSLLGTAVGFSLLALIAFISRGGMGGGDVKLFAVIGALTGTKMVLFGFFLSTLFGSMIGMCCLLTGLIKRRQPIPFVPFIAMGMLAAFFFGNELFSYYMNFFEALNLNFLSALLP, translated from the coding sequence ATGTTTGTTATGAGCATATATGTTACCGTCGCTGGTTTGGTTCTTGGCTCTTTTTACAATGTTGTCGGTCTTCGGGTGACCGGGGGGCAATCAATTGTTGCTCCACCTTCACGGTGCCCCTCTTGCGGACAGCGTCTCAGATTTCGTGATCTGGTTCCGGTTTTTTCATTTATTATACTAAGAGGAAGATGCCGGTCGTGCCATCAAAAAATTTCAATGATTTATCCGATCATTGAAGCATCAACCGGACTGCTGTTTTTGTTTAACTTTTTTCATGCAAAGTCCACTGAAGAAATGCTAACGGGATGGCTTTTAGTTTCTCTTCTGATGATTGTACTCGTCACAGACTTAACCAAAATGATCATTCCTGATAAAATTCTCATCTGTTTTCTTGTCTTCTTTATCATTTTCCGCTTTATTTTCCAACCTTCACCATGGTGGGATTCGCTGCTTGGTACCGCCGTCGGTTTTTCTCTTTTGGCTCTCATCGCTTTTATCAGCCGCGGGGGGATGGGCGGCGGTGATGTGAAACTTTTTGCGGTTATTGGAGCGCTTACAGGTACAAAAATGGTGCTCTTCGGTTTCTTTCTGTCTACACTTTTCGGATCTATGATTGGTATGTGTTGTTTGCTGACAGGCTTAATCAAACGGAGACAACCGATTCCTTTCGTGCCCTTCATTGCAATGGGAATGCTTGCTGCCTTTTTCTTTGGCAATGAATTATTTTCATATTATATGAATTTTTTTGAGGCACTTAATCTCAATTTTCTGTCCGCTTTATTACCCTGA
- the aspS gene encoding aspartate--tRNA ligase, protein MYRNANCGELTAESAGKTVTLAGWVQKRRDLGGVIFIDLRDRSGFVQIVFNPKVSQEAWNMADKVRSEYCLSVTGTVAKRDPEAVNPKIKTGDIEIMINEIHVLNQSKTPPFPIEDSIEASEDVRLRYRYLDLRRPEMLETFKMRNRVTHTLRSFLDERDFLDIETPILTKSTPEGARDYLVPSRVHPGEFYALPQSPQLFKQLLMASGIEKYYQIARCFRDEDLRADRQPEFTQVDIEMSFFEIKPFQDMIEEMLVNLVKKVKGIDVPRPFKRLTYAQAMDLYGSDKPDTRFGMTLIDLTDIAADSTLKVFKEVQEKGGQVKAINVKGKAAHFSRKQVDEDLRAIVSPFGAKGLAWLKVEEGGMKGPIAKFFDEALTARIVERTNAEPGDLLLFVADKKKIVADSLGALRLHLGKMLDLIDKSAFNFLWVTEFPLLSYSEEEHRFVAEHHPFTMPVLEDMGKIQSDPGSVRAQSYDMILNGFELGSGSERISNHDMQEKMFKVLGFTKERAEKQFGFLMEAFEYGTPPHGGMALGIDRIVMLLAGRSSLRDTIAFPKTASASDLLTHAPSEVSDQQLNELHLDVATLLK, encoded by the coding sequence ATGTATCGAAATGCAAATTGCGGTGAATTGACCGCAGAATCGGCGGGGAAAACCGTAACCCTTGCCGGTTGGGTGCAAAAAAGGAGAGACCTCGGCGGTGTCATTTTTATTGACCTGAGAGATCGTTCCGGTTTTGTGCAGATCGTATTCAATCCAAAGGTTTCTCAGGAGGCTTGGAACATGGCCGACAAGGTGCGGAGTGAATACTGCCTCTCCGTAACAGGGACAGTGGCGAAGCGTGATCCGGAGGCTGTCAATCCAAAAATAAAGACCGGCGATATCGAAATCATGATCAACGAGATTCATGTGCTGAATCAATCAAAAACGCCGCCGTTTCCGATTGAAGACAGCATCGAAGCTTCAGAGGACGTCCGCCTGAGATACCGTTATCTTGATTTAAGGCGTCCGGAGATGCTTGAAACATTTAAAATGCGTAACAGAGTGACGCACACGCTCAGAAGTTTTCTTGATGAGAGAGACTTTCTCGATATTGAAACGCCGATTCTGACAAAAAGCACACCGGAAGGAGCCCGCGACTATCTCGTCCCGAGCCGCGTCCACCCGGGAGAATTCTATGCACTGCCGCAATCACCTCAACTCTTCAAACAGCTGCTGATGGCTTCGGGTATAGAAAAATATTATCAGATTGCCCGCTGCTTCCGCGACGAGGATCTGCGTGCCGACCGTCAACCGGAATTTACGCAGGTTGACATTGAAATGTCTTTTTTTGAGATCAAGCCTTTTCAGGACATGATTGAGGAAATGCTCGTTAATCTTGTGAAAAAAGTCAAGGGCATCGATGTTCCGCGGCCCTTTAAGCGTCTGACTTATGCTCAGGCAATGGATCTGTACGGCAGCGATAAACCGGATACACGATTCGGCATGACGCTGATTGATCTGACGGACATTGCCGCCGACAGTACGTTGAAAGTTTTTAAGGAAGTCCAGGAAAAAGGCGGACAGGTCAAGGCGATTAACGTCAAGGGCAAGGCCGCGCATTTCTCCCGTAAGCAAGTCGACGAAGATCTGAGGGCTATTGTGTCACCATTTGGAGCAAAGGGACTGGCCTGGCTGAAGGTTGAGGAAGGTGGGATGAAAGGCCCGATCGCCAAGTTCTTTGATGAGGCATTGACGGCGCGGATCGTTGAACGGACCAATGCTGAGCCGGGAGACCTGCTGCTTTTTGTCGCCGACAAGAAAAAGATCGTTGCTGACAGTCTGGGTGCTTTACGGTTACATCTCGGGAAGATGCTGGACCTGATTGATAAGTCGGCGTTCAACTTCCTCTGGGTCACGGAATTTCCGCTGCTTTCTTACAGTGAAGAGGAGCACCGGTTCGTTGCCGAGCACCATCCATTCACAATGCCGGTTCTGGAAGATATGGGCAAGATTCAGAGTGATCCGGGCAGTGTCCGTGCGCAATCTTACGATATGATACTGAATGGGTTTGAGTTGGGCAGTGGTTCAGAGCGCATCAGCAATCATGACATGCAGGAAAAAATGTTTAAAGTGCTTGGCTTTACCAAAGAGCGGGCAGAAAAACAATTCGGTTTTCTGATGGAGGCGTTTGAGTATGGCACTCCGCCGCATGGCGGCATGGCGCTTGGCATTGACCGGATTGTCATGCTGCTTGCCGGACGCTCCAGCCTTAGGGATACGATTGCTTTTCCGAAGACAGCCAGTGCCTCGGATCTGCTGACACATGCACCAAGCGAAGTCAGCGATCAGCAGCTCAACGAACTGCATCTGGATGTAGCGACACTGCTGAAGTGA
- the hisS gene encoding histidine--tRNA ligase, producing the protein MLIQIPRGTYDVMPDESAVWQKIEETARRVCTLFNYKEIRTPVFESTDLFQRGVGDTTDIVQKEMYSFKDRGDRSLTLRPEGTASVVRAFVEHKLYGLPNQPAKMYYIGPMFRYERPQSGRTRQFTQFGVEALGSKDPSIDAEVIALAMTFYRSLGLKKLKLVLNSLGDPESRAAHREALISHFKPSIGEFCEDCQRRLEKNPLRILDCKEDHNHPLMKTAPSIMDYLTDAARVYFDKVKQMLNDMGIEYELDPTLVRGLDYYNHTTFEIMGSSKGTITTLTGGGRYNGLVSELGGPETPGVGFALSIERLLLALEVEHISLQSEDALDCFISTIGEEAGKKASVVLYELRQAGLRADKDYMDRKVKAQFKQADRDHAKFVVVIGDEELKQQQAVVKNMADGTQEHVAFVSLADYIKSKISSGV; encoded by the coding sequence TTGCTTATTCAAATTCCACGCGGGACTTACGATGTCATGCCGGATGAATCGGCAGTCTGGCAGAAGATCGAAGAGACCGCAAGAAGGGTCTGTACGCTGTTCAATTATAAGGAGATCCGTACCCCTGTTTTTGAATCGACAGACTTGTTTCAGAGAGGTGTCGGTGACACAACCGATATTGTTCAGAAAGAAATGTATAGTTTCAAAGACAGGGGCGATCGCAGCCTGACGCTGAGGCCGGAGGGAACGGCTTCTGTCGTGCGGGCGTTTGTCGAGCACAAGTTGTACGGGCTGCCGAATCAGCCGGCAAAAATGTATTATATCGGGCCTATGTTCCGTTATGAACGGCCTCAGTCGGGGCGGACGCGCCAGTTCACACAATTCGGCGTTGAAGCGCTTGGCTCCAAAGATCCGTCCATTGACGCTGAAGTAATCGCTCTTGCAATGACTTTTTATCGATCACTCGGCCTAAAAAAATTAAAGCTGGTTCTGAACAGCCTGGGCGATCCCGAGAGCCGCGCTGCTCACCGAGAGGCACTGATTTCCCACTTCAAGCCGTCCATTGGTGAATTCTGTGAGGATTGTCAGAGAAGACTGGAAAAAAACCCGCTGCGCATTTTGGACTGCAAAGAGGACCACAATCATCCCCTGATGAAGACTGCACCGTCCATCATGGATTATTTGACAGACGCTGCCCGAGTTTATTTTGATAAAGTCAAACAAATGCTGAATGACATGGGTATCGAATATGAACTGGATCCGACACTGGTCAGAGGGCTGGACTATTACAATCACACAACCTTTGAAATTATGGGATCCAGTAAAGGAACCATAACGACGCTCACCGGTGGCGGCCGATACAACGGCCTGGTCAGCGAACTGGGCGGACCGGAAACACCTGGTGTCGGGTTCGCCCTGAGCATTGAGCGTCTGCTGCTCGCACTGGAAGTTGAACATATCTCGCTTCAGAGCGAAGATGCACTGGATTGTTTTATCTCGACGATCGGGGAAGAAGCCGGGAAGAAAGCTTCCGTTGTTCTTTATGAATTGCGTCAGGCCGGGCTTCGCGCTGATAAGGATTACATGGATCGAAAAGTGAAAGCGCAGTTTAAGCAGGCTGACAGAGACCATGCAAAATTTGTCGTTGTGATCGGTGATGAGGAACTGAAGCAGCAGCAGGCGGTTGTAAAGAATATGGCTGACGGGACGCAGGAACATGTCGCATTTGTTTCGCTGGCAGACTACATTAAATCAAAGATAAGCAGTGGGGTGTAA
- the dtd gene encoding D-aminoacyl-tRNA deacylase yields the protein MRVVLQRVKKAVVEVGGETVGSIHHGLLLLVGIRVGDTQEDIYYVADKIAALRIFEDETNKMNRSILDIDGSILSVSQFTLYGDTTRGRRPSFIEAARPEEAEPLYESFNDRLRGQGLEVATGIFGAMMEVSLVNDGPVTLVVESKPHKNGSLY from the coding sequence ATGAGAGTTGTCCTGCAGCGCGTCAAAAAAGCCGTCGTTGAAGTTGGCGGTGAGACAGTTGGAAGCATTCATCACGGGCTGCTCCTTCTTGTAGGAATCAGAGTGGGCGACACCCAGGAGGATATTTATTACGTCGCGGATAAAATCGCCGCTCTGCGTATTTTTGAAGATGAAACGAATAAAATGAATCGATCGATTCTTGATATCGACGGATCGATCCTGTCAGTTTCACAGTTCACTTTATATGGTGACACAACACGCGGGCGGCGTCCGAGTTTTATCGAGGCGGCGCGGCCGGAGGAAGCTGAGCCGCTGTATGAATCCTTTAATGACAGGCTGAGGGGCCAGGGGCTTGAAGTTGCAACCGGCATTTTCGGAGCTATGATGGAAGTCTCGCTGGTCAATGATGGGCCAGTGACCTTAGTTGTGGAGAGCAAACCGCATAAAAATGGTTCATTATATTAA